The Bacteroidales bacterium nucleotide sequence GCTCATCGAGGTCATCCGTGGAATGGGCATGGAGGTGCCTTCCATGTGCTATATGGAGGATCTGGAACATTTTACCTCCTGCATGGTCTGCGTGGTTAAGGACCGGAAGAGCGGGAAGATCATTCCGTCCTGCTCCATGGCCGTTGAGGAAGGGATGGATATTATCAGTGAGGACGAGGAGATCAGGGAGGCCCGGAGAAGTTCCCTGGAACTTCTGCTCAGCGAACACGTGGGCGACTGCGAGGCCCCCTGCCAGGTGACCTGTCCGGCCCATATGGATATTCCCCTGATGAATCGTCTGCTGGCTGCCGGTAAGTTTCATGAGGCCCTGGTGGTGGTGAAAAGGGATATCGCCCTGCCTTCGGTGCTCGGACGGATTTGCCCGGCCCCCTGTGAAGGGGCCTGCCGCAGGAAGACCATCGATGAGCCGGTGTCCATCTGCCTCTTAAAGCGCTACGCGGGCGATTTTGATATGGAAGCTGATCTTTCCTGGAGGCCTGAAAAAGAGGGAGATACCGGAAAGAATATTGCCATTATCGGAGCGGGTCCGGCCGGACTGGCGGCAGCCTATCACCTGGCCCTGAAGGGGCACCGCTGCCGGGTTTTTGACCGCAACCGCAAAGCCGGTGGCAGTCTTTGTAAAGAGGTAAGTTCAGAGGATCTCCCGGCGGAGGTCCTTCAACGGGAGATTGATACCATAGCGGCAGTGGGCGTGGAGTTCAGCCTCGAAACGGCGGTGGATGCAGCAGAGTTCGGGAAGCTGCAGCGCAGCTATGATGCCGTTGTGGTGGCCACCGGAAAGGGAGAGAGTGGTGTGGCGGAATGGGGCCTGCCCCTGCATTCCAAAGGAGTGGAGGCCGATGGAAAAACGTACCGGGTGGGCGGGACCGGGGTATTTGTGGTGGGAAGCGCCCTGAAGCCTTCAAAAATGGCCATTCGCGTACTTGGACAGGGGAAGGGGGCGGCCTTCAGCGTGGATCAGTATCTGCGGAATCAGCCTGTCATGGGAGAGCCCTTTCTCTTTAATTCCCGTTTCGGGAAACTGCTTCCGGCCGAGTTTGCTGAATACCTGAAGGAATCGGTGGAAGGGAATCGCCTGGAACCGGCACGGAAGGGGGACGGACTCAGCAAAGAACAGGTGAAGGAAGAGGCCGCACGCTGCCTGCACTGTGATTGCCGCGACCTGCACAAGTGCAGGCTCCGGCTCTACTCCGATGCCTACGGAGCCGACCAGAAACGCTTTAAATCGGAAGAACGTCAACTTGTTACCAAGCAGGATCAGCATCAGGAGGTGATTTACGAACCTTCCAAATGCATCAAATGCGGGATTTGCGTGCGGCTTACTGAAAAGCATCAGGAAGAATTTGGCTTCACTTTTATTGGCAGGGGATTTGAAGTCGTGGTCGGGATCCCTTTTCATGAAAATCTGGCTGCAGGGCTGAAAAAAGTGGCTCTGGAAGTGGCCGATGCCTGTCCCACGGGAGCCATCAGCCGTAAAGCCGAAAATATTTAAGCTATGAAGAACCGAGGTACTTTTATCCGGCTTTTGCTGGCCATGATAATATCCGCTTTCTGGACCACCCTGGAGGGGCAGAGCGCCTCCTGCTGGGGGAATTTCAGGGGAGATTCTCAGTTAAGCGGAGTGAGCAGTGCTTCCCTGCCCGAAAATCCGGCCCTTTTGTGGAGTTTCAATGCGCAGGACATGATCAAGGCGGCACCGGTGGTATGTGACGGGATCGTGGTGGTCGGAACCCTGGATGGTTCCCTCTTCGGTATAACATCGGACGGGACCCTGAAATGGAAGATCAGCGTCGAATACAGCATCGAAGCGCCGGCACTGATTGTCGATGGGGTGGTGTATGTGGGGAACCTGGACGGGACCCTTTATGCGGTCGATCTGAACACCGGCGCCATCAAGTGGACCTACCAGACCGATAATATGATCATGGGCTCTCCCTCCTTTTACCGGAAGGGCAACAAGAGCGTGATCCTGGTGGGCAGCTATGATTATTACCTGCACGGGGTCGATCCGGAATCGGGCCAGGGATTGTGGAAATATGAAACCAACAATTTCATCAATGGTTCGTGTGCCCTTTATAGCGGGATGGCCGTTTTTGGAGGCTGTGACGGCTATATTCATATGGTGGATGCCCTGACGGGGAAGGTCCGCACCAGCATGGAGATCTCCACCTATGTGGCCAGTTCGGCCGGAATTGACGGGGATTATGCCTTTGTGGGCGATTACGACGGGTTTTTTGTGGCCGTGGACCTGCTGGGACAGAAGGTGGAATGGGTCTTTGAAAGCGAGAAGTACAACCAGCCTTTTGTCGGATCACCGGCCATTTACGAGGATCATATTTTTATCGGAAACCGCGATAAATTTGTTTACTGTCTGAAAAAAAAGAACGGGAATCTGGTTTGGAACTATAACACCGGTGGTCAGGTAGATGCTTCCCCGGTGGTGGTCGGTAACAGGGTGCTGGTTGCCAGCATGCGGGGCGATCTTTTCCTGCTTGACCGGAAAAGTGGCAAGCCGGAATGGACCTATGAGCTGGGGACCGCCGTTTATGCCAATCCGGCCGTGGCCGACAATCGTTTTTATGTGGCCGGGGATGACGGAAGGGTTTATTGTTTTGGAAAAAAATAGAAAGGAAATCATATGAATATTATGCATATTATCCCCGGATCGGGGGGGAGTTTTTACTGCGGAAACTGTTTGCGCGACTCCAAGTACGTGGAGGCACTCCGCAAGTCGGATCATCAGGTGGTCAAACTGCCCATGTACCTGCCGCTGTTTGCCGATGAACATGATCTCAGCAGGGAAATACCCGTATTTTACGGGGCCATCAGCATTTACCTGAAGCAACTGTTTCCCATTTTCAGAAAGGCACCCGGCTGGTTCGACCGGGCCCTGAATTCCAAGCCCATGCTGAAGCTGGCTTCTAAATTTGCCGGTTCCACGAGGGCCAGGGGCCTGGAGGAAATGACTGTTTCCATGCTCCTTGGAGAAGAGGGACAACAGAAGGTAGAGCTGCAGAAAATGGTCGACTGGATCGTGGAAAACTGCTCTCCCGATGTGATCCATCTTTCCAATGCCCTTTTGCTGGGTCTGGCCAGGCAGTTGGGAGAGCGCCTGAAGGTGCCGGTAATCTGTTCCCTGCAGGACGAAGATGTCTGGGTCGATGTGATGAAACCTTCGGCGGCGGAGAGTGTCTGGAAGCTGATGTCGACCAAGGCGGAAGATGTGGCCAGGTTCATCTCGGTGAGTGACTATTATGCCGAAGTCATGAAGGAGAAAATATCCCTTCCGGAAGAGAAGCTGACCTCGGTGCATATCGGGGTGGATCCGGCCGATTATATCTTTAAACCGGCCTCTGAAAAGAAACGCAATATTGGCTATGTCTCCCGGATGTGTTTTGGAAACGGTCTGGATATCCTGGTAGATGCCTTCCTGCTTCTCAGGCAGAAGGATGGCTTTGAGGATGTGAACCTGGTGCTTACGGGAGGCTCCACCGGAGATGATAAGAAGTTCCTGTCCGATATCAGGAGCCGGATCAAAGAGCATGGCCTGCAAAACCAGGTGGAGTTCCACGAGGATTTTGAGGAGCAGGGCCTCCGGGACTATTTCGAAAAAGTATCGGTCGTATCGGTTCCGGTCCGCAATGGCGAAGCCTTTGGGATCTACCTGCTGGAGTGCATGACCTCGGGCATTCCGGTGGTTCAGCCGGCACTCGGAGCTTTTCCTGAGATCGTCGGACTCACAGGCGGTGGAGTGATCTACAGGGAAAATACCCCGGAGGAGCTGGCCCTGGCCCTGGAAAAACTGCTCTCGGATCCGGAAGAGATGGACCGGCTGAGTCACAGGGGGAAAGAGGGAGTGGACCAGCATTTCCACATAGATATACAGGCCAAAAGGATGCTGGAGGTTTATGAGAATGCCATAAAGTCTGTGAAATAATGCTTTTAGCTCTGGAAAACATCCATAAGGGATTTGGCAGGCGCGACGATTCCAGCTATCGTCCGGTGCTGAACGATCTCTCCCTGCAGGTGGAGGAGGGGGAGCGTATCGCCATCCTGGGGCCTTCCGGTTCCGGAAAGACCACCCTGCTGAACCTGGTGGGCGGACTGGACAGTCCGGATGATGGTCATGTGAAGTTCCGCGGAGA carries:
- a CDS encoding glycosyltransferase family 4 protein, which produces MNIMHIIPGSGGSFYCGNCLRDSKYVEALRKSDHQVVKLPMYLPLFADEHDLSREIPVFYGAISIYLKQLFPIFRKAPGWFDRALNSKPMLKLASKFAGSTRARGLEEMTVSMLLGEEGQQKVELQKMVDWIVENCSPDVIHLSNALLLGLARQLGERLKVPVICSLQDEDVWVDVMKPSAAESVWKLMSTKAEDVARFISVSDYYAEVMKEKISLPEEKLTSVHIGVDPADYIFKPASEKKRNIGYVSRMCFGNGLDILVDAFLLLRQKDGFEDVNLVLTGGSTGDDKKFLSDIRSRIKEHGLQNQVEFHEDFEEQGLRDYFEKVSVVSVPVRNGEAFGIYLLECMTSGIPVVQPALGAFPEIVGLTGGGVIYRENTPEELALALEKLLSDPEEMDRLSHRGKEGVDQHFHIDIQAKRMLEVYENAIKSVK
- a CDS encoding 2Fe-2S iron-sulfur cluster-binding protein; translation: MIDKRETEVAEGSMLIEVIRGMGMEVPSMCYMEDLEHFTSCMVCVVKDRKSGKIIPSCSMAVEEGMDIISEDEEIREARRSSLELLLSEHVGDCEAPCQVTCPAHMDIPLMNRLLAAGKFHEALVVVKRDIALPSVLGRICPAPCEGACRRKTIDEPVSICLLKRYAGDFDMEADLSWRPEKEGDTGKNIAIIGAGPAGLAAAYHLALKGHRCRVFDRNRKAGGSLCKEVSSEDLPAEVLQREIDTIAAVGVEFSLETAVDAAEFGKLQRSYDAVVVATGKGESGVAEWGLPLHSKGVEADGKTYRVGGTGVFVVGSALKPSKMAIRVLGQGKGAAFSVDQYLRNQPVMGEPFLFNSRFGKLLPAEFAEYLKESVEGNRLEPARKGDGLSKEQVKEEAARCLHCDCRDLHKCRLRLYSDAYGADQKRFKSEERQLVTKQDQHQEVIYEPSKCIKCGICVRLTEKHQEEFGFTFIGRGFEVVVGIPFHENLAAGLKKVALEVADACPTGAISRKAENI
- a CDS encoding PQQ-binding-like beta-propeller repeat protein codes for the protein MKNRGTFIRLLLAMIISAFWTTLEGQSASCWGNFRGDSQLSGVSSASLPENPALLWSFNAQDMIKAAPVVCDGIVVVGTLDGSLFGITSDGTLKWKISVEYSIEAPALIVDGVVYVGNLDGTLYAVDLNTGAIKWTYQTDNMIMGSPSFYRKGNKSVILVGSYDYYLHGVDPESGQGLWKYETNNFINGSCALYSGMAVFGGCDGYIHMVDALTGKVRTSMEISTYVASSAGIDGDYAFVGDYDGFFVAVDLLGQKVEWVFESEKYNQPFVGSPAIYEDHIFIGNRDKFVYCLKKKNGNLVWNYNTGGQVDASPVVVGNRVLVASMRGDLFLLDRKSGKPEWTYELGTAVYANPAVADNRFYVAGDDGRVYCFGKK